One Nostoc punctiforme PCC 73102 DNA window includes the following coding sequences:
- the devC gene encoding ABC transporter permease DevC, with the protein MLLFKFSLAWINLVHNRQRFITALGAVVFAVVLMFIQLGFRNAMLQSSVEFINRLDADLILTSRHRYVSFYDYTFKKNRLYQVQGFDGVQAVSPLYLAIGIWKNQGGVRQRPIRIFGYNLKSQTFSIPDIPNYINALQFPDTVIADKKSRQDFGDITPGVEVELLDRKVKIIGNFQLGTDFVADGNLITSDQNFLRIFHGHPYGDFGNIRTSLDDVDFGLIKIKSHDFNVKNLVEILNKSLPPDVVVMTKKEFIEQDIKYFDKSTPIGFMFGLGTVIGFFVGIIVVYNIIYTDINNNLPQYGTLRAIGYSNSYLFAIIVLQSAILAIIGFFPGLFASILIYQVMAKSTGLLVEMSLGVASLVAILTIFMCILAGLIGAKKIQGLDPAEVYEQKT; encoded by the coding sequence ATGCTCTTATTTAAGTTTTCTTTAGCTTGGATTAACTTAGTTCATAATAGACAACGCTTTATCACAGCATTAGGTGCAGTCGTTTTTGCCGTTGTACTAATGTTTATCCAATTAGGATTTCGGAATGCAATGCTTCAAAGTAGCGTCGAGTTTATCAATCGCTTGGATGCAGATTTAATCCTAACTAGCCGTCATCGATACGTTAGCTTTTATGACTATACTTTTAAGAAAAATAGATTATATCAAGTCCAAGGATTTGATGGAGTGCAAGCAGTTTCACCATTGTATTTAGCTATTGGGATTTGGAAAAATCAAGGGGGAGTACGTCAACGTCCCATCAGAATTTTTGGATATAACTTAAAATCTCAAACTTTTTCAATTCCCGACATTCCTAATTATATTAATGCTTTACAGTTTCCAGATACTGTGATAGCAGATAAAAAATCTCGTCAAGATTTTGGCGATATTACACCAGGAGTAGAGGTAGAATTACTCGACAGAAAGGTGAAGATTATCGGAAACTTTCAGTTAGGGACTGATTTTGTTGCTGATGGAAACTTAATTACTAGCGACCAGAATTTTCTAAGAATATTTCACGGACATCCTTACGGGGATTTTGGTAACATTCGTACTTCCTTAGATGATGTTGATTTTGGATTGATTAAGATTAAATCGCACGATTTTAATGTCAAAAACTTGGTAGAAATCCTCAATAAATCTTTGCCTCCAGATGTTGTAGTCATGACTAAAAAAGAATTTATAGAGCAAGATATCAAGTATTTTGATAAATCTACTCCCATTGGTTTTATGTTTGGTTTAGGAACAGTAATTGGCTTTTTTGTAGGCATAATTGTTGTTTACAATATTATTTATACAGATATTAATAATAACTTACCTCAATACGGCACTCTCAGAGCCATCGGATATTCTAATTCATACTTGTTTGCCATTATTGTATTGCAGTCAGCAATCTTAGCAATAATTGGTTTTTTTCCAGGCTTATTTGCAAGCATATTAATTTATCAGGTTATGGCAAAATCTACTGGCTTATTAGTGGAGATGAGTCTTGGTGTTGCCTCCTTGGTAGCAATTCTCACGATTTTTATGTGCATATTAGCAGGATTAATCGGTGCCAAAAAAATACAAGGACTAGACCCAGCAGAAGTATACGAGCAAAAAACATGA
- the devC gene encoding ABC transporter permease DevC, with protein MRNRKNAQTWDGPALAWLNLIHAKTRFFVALSAIGFAVTLIFMQLGFLGAVLKTATFIYDNLNFDIVLISPKSLEASYTLPFSRQRLYQAAAIPGVASVAPFYISFKQWRNPETKFTRSILTMGFNPKDKVFKDPEINKYRLELQSQDKLLINRYSRPEFGSRQVGLKTELGGRDIEVIGFFSMTNSLRADGTVVMNDQNFIRLYTGRSFNDISLGLINVNDRDNINKIIQNLKQVLPKDVEILSREQAGERDKNYWLTSTSIGIIFGTGAIMAFIVGTVIVYQVLYSDITEHLSEYATLKAIGYSNFRLSKVVLQEAVILAFLGFIPGFFISSSLYIITRLATGLPMEMSYGRASFVFILANIMCSISALLSLRQVLTTDPADVL; from the coding sequence GTGCGAAACCGTAAAAATGCTCAAACTTGGGATGGACCTGCATTAGCATGGCTGAATTTAATTCACGCTAAAACTCGATTTTTTGTCGCACTCTCTGCAATTGGTTTCGCGGTTACTCTGATTTTTATGCAGTTGGGATTTTTAGGCGCTGTACTCAAAACAGCTACTTTCATTTACGATAATCTTAACTTTGACATTGTTTTAATTTCTCCAAAATCGCTCGAAGCTAGCTATACATTACCATTTTCTCGGCAACGTTTATATCAAGCAGCAGCAATTCCTGGCGTTGCTTCGGTTGCACCTTTTTATATTTCATTTAAACAATGGCGCAATCCAGAAACTAAGTTCACACGTTCAATATTGACAATGGGCTTTAATCCTAAAGATAAAGTATTTAAAGACCCAGAGATTAATAAATATAGACTAGAACTGCAAAGCCAGGATAAGTTATTAATCAACCGCTATTCACGACCTGAATTTGGTTCACGGCAAGTTGGTTTAAAGACTGAACTGGGAGGTCGTGATATTGAAGTAATTGGATTTTTTTCGATGACAAATAGTTTGCGGGCAGATGGGACTGTCGTCATGAACGACCAAAACTTTATTCGTCTTTATACTGGTCGTTCATTTAATGATATTAGTTTAGGATTAATTAATGTAAACGATCGGGACAATATCAATAAAATTATCCAAAATCTAAAGCAAGTATTACCAAAAGATGTCGAAATTCTAAGCCGCGAACAAGCTGGAGAAAGAGATAAAAACTATTGGCTAACATCAACTTCTATCGGCATAATTTTCGGTACAGGGGCAATCATGGCTTTTATTGTTGGAACTGTAATAGTTTATCAAGTTCTTTATAGCGATATTACAGAGCATCTCAGCGAATATGCCACATTAAAAGCAATTGGTTACAGTAACTTTAGATTATCTAAAGTAGTTTTACAAGAAGCAGTTATTCTTGCTTTTCTTGGTTTTATACCTGGATTTTTTATTAGTTCAAGTTTATATATTATAACTCGTTTAGCTACAGGTTTACCAATGGAAATGAGTTATGGACGCGCTAGTTTTGTTTTCATATTAGCTAATATTATGTGTTCTATATCTGCTTTATTGTCGTTACGCCAAGTTTTAACAACTGACCCCGCTGATGTTTTATAA